Proteins encoded in a region of the Pieris brassicae chromosome 3, ilPieBrab1.1, whole genome shotgun sequence genome:
- the LOC123706755 gene encoding eukaryotic translation initiation factor 4E-binding protein Mextli isoform X6 → MDDTMSTLTKMTRTVKKLEVPRPLKSTTSSAHNRNSVVDVKINSVDDLIMLTEGVAYQMMQGQFDRALHSNISTMYSNLKLYGAQLEGVYKEFLDRYFVLFRNGSQDERLDKKSRLHLLELIELRAKHWQGSDYMSQYYRHRGTHAEPLLVPTMEGAGSGGSVSPTLAAPTEPPALLAPGEVIKPSGKFPKPTKIPGKNYSKDEVVIRNADSGKVMGIKGRRVHMIEELSDTIISFQRVSPGAKERLVQITGPNEENVNHAKHLIGDTIRRNASPVRLEGVEGLPLGASRASLDSNGSDEPVPRLREKSPHSNRALLHSFSTNDAALGEYKYTVMFGTNSIKITGDNLDFVKTAKLVLDEYFESASALEAMGAGSGDFFTLSQRPNAAFILQDDTTLNGNDDDEVFVPAQDNQAGSAGTRQVYTYETLVQYADSPLSKLPPAGLAAFPPDLARKNGYSRGVQYR, encoded by the exons ATGGATGA cACCATGTCGACCCTAACGAAAATGACCCGCACAGTCAAAAAACTTGAAGTACCCAGACCCTTGAAATCGACGACTAGTTCTGCACACAATCGCAACTCGGTAGTAGATGTGAAAATAAATTCTG TTGATGACCTGATTATGCTGACAGAGGGGGTGGCTTACCAAATGATGCAGGGTCAGTTTGACCGAGCTCTTCATAGTAACATTTCAACTATGTACTCTAACCTGAAATTATATGGTGCTCAGCTTGAAGGTGTCTACAAAGAGTTCTTAGATAG GTACTTTGTTCTTTTCCGAAATGGATCTCAGGATGAGAGGCTTGATAAGAAGAGTCGTCTTCATTTGTTggaattaattgaattaagaGCAAAACACTGGCAGGGGTCGGATTATATGAGTCAATACTACAGGCACCGTGGTACTCATGCTGAG CCGCTGCTGGTACCAACCATGGAAGGTGCAGGTTCGGGCGGCTCGGTGTCCCCAACGCTGGCTGCGCCCACCGAGCCGCCGGCACTACTTGCCCCGGGGGAAGTGATCAAGCCTTCAGGCAAATTCCCTAAACCGACTAAGATTCCTGGCAAGAATTACTCTAAGGATGAGGTTGTAATTAGAAATGCTGATTCTGGAAAAG TGATGGGTATCAAGGGCAGACGGGTGCACATGATCGAGGAGCTAAGTGATACGATTATATCGTTTCAGAGAG TGAGCCCGGGAGCCAAAGAGCGCTTGGTGCAAATTACTGGCCCCAATGAGGAGAACGTCAA CCACGCCAAGCACCTAATCGGCGATACGATTAGGCGCAATGCGTCCCCTGTAAGGCTGGAAGGTGTGGAAGGCCTGCCTTTAGGAGCATCACGCGCCTCGCTCGATTCAAATGGGTCTGATGAACCCGTGCCTCGCCTTAGAGAG AAATCTCCGCATAGCAACAGAGCATTACTGCACAGTTTCTCAACGAATGATGCCGCTTTAGGAGAGTACAAGTACACGGTGATGTTTGGCACTAATTCTATTAAGATCACCGGCGATAACTTGGATTTCGTTAAG acAGCAAAACTGGTGCTAGACGAGTACTTTGAGAGCGCAAGCGCGTTAGAAGCTATGGGTGCTGGTTCGGGTGATTTCTTCACTTTGTCCCAAAGGCCGAATGCAGCTTTTATCTTGCAAGATGATACAACTCTAAATGGCAATGATGATGACGAGGTTTTTGTGCCGGCTCAAGATAATCAGGctg GTTCAGCGGGAACAAGACAGGTATACACGTACGAGACGCTGGTGCAATACGCGGATTCGCCCCTCAGCAAGCTGCCGCCGGCCGGCCTTGCTGCCTTTCCGCCGGACCTCGCGCGCAAG AATGGATACTCGAGAGGGGTTCAGTACAGGTAG
- the LOC123706755 gene encoding eukaryotic translation initiation factor 4E-binding protein Mextli isoform X5 produces the protein MDDTMSTLTKMTRTVKKLEVPRPLKSTTSSAHNRNSVVDVKINSVDDLIMLTEGVAYQMMQGQFDRALHSNISTMYSNLKLYGAQLEGVYKEFLDRYFVLFRNGSQDERLDKKSRLHLLELIELRAKHWQGSDYMSQYYRHRGTHAEPLLVPTMEGAGSGGSVSPTLAAPTEPPALLAPGEVIKPSGKFPKPTKIPGKNYSKDEVVIRNADSGKVSPGAKERLVQITGPNEENVNHAKHLIGDTIRRNASPVRLEGVEGLPLGASRASLDSNGSDEPVPRLREKSPHSNRALLHSFSTNDAALGEYKYTVMFGTNSIKITGDNLDFVKTAKLVLDEYFESASALEAMGAGSGDFFTLSQRPNAAFILQDDTTLNGNDDDEVFVPAQDNQAGEGDTLPRRPRFSRATSTDKNQGSAGTRQVYTYETLVQYADSPLSKLPPAGLAAFPPDLARKSCLEFDSASYLKKVRAAVAITMAAVDAPDSPEPE, from the exons ATGGATGA cACCATGTCGACCCTAACGAAAATGACCCGCACAGTCAAAAAACTTGAAGTACCCAGACCCTTGAAATCGACGACTAGTTCTGCACACAATCGCAACTCGGTAGTAGATGTGAAAATAAATTCTG TTGATGACCTGATTATGCTGACAGAGGGGGTGGCTTACCAAATGATGCAGGGTCAGTTTGACCGAGCTCTTCATAGTAACATTTCAACTATGTACTCTAACCTGAAATTATATGGTGCTCAGCTTGAAGGTGTCTACAAAGAGTTCTTAGATAG GTACTTTGTTCTTTTCCGAAATGGATCTCAGGATGAGAGGCTTGATAAGAAGAGTCGTCTTCATTTGTTggaattaattgaattaagaGCAAAACACTGGCAGGGGTCGGATTATATGAGTCAATACTACAGGCACCGTGGTACTCATGCTGAG CCGCTGCTGGTACCAACCATGGAAGGTGCAGGTTCGGGCGGCTCGGTGTCCCCAACGCTGGCTGCGCCCACCGAGCCGCCGGCACTACTTGCCCCGGGGGAAGTGATCAAGCCTTCAGGCAAATTCCCTAAACCGACTAAGATTCCTGGCAAGAATTACTCTAAGGATGAGGTTGTAATTAGAAATGCTGATTCTGGAAAAG TGAGCCCGGGAGCCAAAGAGCGCTTGGTGCAAATTACTGGCCCCAATGAGGAGAACGTCAA CCACGCCAAGCACCTAATCGGCGATACGATTAGGCGCAATGCGTCCCCTGTAAGGCTGGAAGGTGTGGAAGGCCTGCCTTTAGGAGCATCACGCGCCTCGCTCGATTCAAATGGGTCTGATGAACCCGTGCCTCGCCTTAGAGAG AAATCTCCGCATAGCAACAGAGCATTACTGCACAGTTTCTCAACGAATGATGCCGCTTTAGGAGAGTACAAGTACACGGTGATGTTTGGCACTAATTCTATTAAGATCACCGGCGATAACTTGGATTTCGTTAAG acAGCAAAACTGGTGCTAGACGAGTACTTTGAGAGCGCAAGCGCGTTAGAAGCTATGGGTGCTGGTTCGGGTGATTTCTTCACTTTGTCCCAAAGGCCGAATGCAGCTTTTATCTTGCAAGATGATACAACTCTAAATGGCAATGATGATGACGAGGTTTTTGTGCCGGCTCAAGATAATCAGGctg GCGAGGGTGACACATTGCCGCGACGTCCACGATTCTCGCGTGCCACCTCCACTGACAAGAACCAAG GTTCAGCGGGAACAAGACAGGTATACACGTACGAGACGCTGGTGCAATACGCGGATTCGCCCCTCAGCAAGCTGCCGCCGGCCGGCCTTGCTGCCTTTCCGCCGGACCTCGCGCGCAAG AGTTGCCTGGAGTTTGACAGCGCCAGTTATTTGAAGAAGGTCCGGGCTGCGGTAGCTATCACCATGGCGGCCGTAGATGCGCCTGATTCGCCAGAACCGGAATAA
- the LOC123706755 gene encoding eukaryotic translation initiation factor 4E-binding protein Mextli isoform X7, with amino-acid sequence MDDTMSTLTKMTRTVKKLEVPRPLKSTTSSAHNRNSVVDVKINSVDDLIMLTEGVAYQMMQGQFDRALHSNISTMYSNLKLYGAQLEGVYKEFLDRYFVLFRNGSQDERLDKKSRLHLLELIELRAKHWQGSDYMSQYYRHRGTHAEPLLVPTMEGAGSGGSVSPTLAAPTEPPALLAPGEVIKPSGKFPKPTKIPGKNYSKDEVVIRNADSGKVMGIKGRRVHMIEELSDTIISFQRVSPGAKERLVQITGPNEENVNHAKHLIGDTIRRNASPVRLEGVEGLPLGASRASLDSNGSDEPVPRLREKSPHSNRALLHSFSTNDAALGEYKYTVMFGTNSIKITGDNLDFVKTAKLVLDEYFESASALEAMGAGSGDFFTLSQRPNAAFILQDDTTLNGNDDDEVFVPAQDNQAGEGDTLPRRPRFSRATSTDKNQELPGV; translated from the exons ATGGATGA cACCATGTCGACCCTAACGAAAATGACCCGCACAGTCAAAAAACTTGAAGTACCCAGACCCTTGAAATCGACGACTAGTTCTGCACACAATCGCAACTCGGTAGTAGATGTGAAAATAAATTCTG TTGATGACCTGATTATGCTGACAGAGGGGGTGGCTTACCAAATGATGCAGGGTCAGTTTGACCGAGCTCTTCATAGTAACATTTCAACTATGTACTCTAACCTGAAATTATATGGTGCTCAGCTTGAAGGTGTCTACAAAGAGTTCTTAGATAG GTACTTTGTTCTTTTCCGAAATGGATCTCAGGATGAGAGGCTTGATAAGAAGAGTCGTCTTCATTTGTTggaattaattgaattaagaGCAAAACACTGGCAGGGGTCGGATTATATGAGTCAATACTACAGGCACCGTGGTACTCATGCTGAG CCGCTGCTGGTACCAACCATGGAAGGTGCAGGTTCGGGCGGCTCGGTGTCCCCAACGCTGGCTGCGCCCACCGAGCCGCCGGCACTACTTGCCCCGGGGGAAGTGATCAAGCCTTCAGGCAAATTCCCTAAACCGACTAAGATTCCTGGCAAGAATTACTCTAAGGATGAGGTTGTAATTAGAAATGCTGATTCTGGAAAAG TGATGGGTATCAAGGGCAGACGGGTGCACATGATCGAGGAGCTAAGTGATACGATTATATCGTTTCAGAGAG TGAGCCCGGGAGCCAAAGAGCGCTTGGTGCAAATTACTGGCCCCAATGAGGAGAACGTCAA CCACGCCAAGCACCTAATCGGCGATACGATTAGGCGCAATGCGTCCCCTGTAAGGCTGGAAGGTGTGGAAGGCCTGCCTTTAGGAGCATCACGCGCCTCGCTCGATTCAAATGGGTCTGATGAACCCGTGCCTCGCCTTAGAGAG AAATCTCCGCATAGCAACAGAGCATTACTGCACAGTTTCTCAACGAATGATGCCGCTTTAGGAGAGTACAAGTACACGGTGATGTTTGGCACTAATTCTATTAAGATCACCGGCGATAACTTGGATTTCGTTAAG acAGCAAAACTGGTGCTAGACGAGTACTTTGAGAGCGCAAGCGCGTTAGAAGCTATGGGTGCTGGTTCGGGTGATTTCTTCACTTTGTCCCAAAGGCCGAATGCAGCTTTTATCTTGCAAGATGATACAACTCTAAATGGCAATGATGATGACGAGGTTTTTGTGCCGGCTCAAGATAATCAGGctg GCGAGGGTGACACATTGCCGCGACGTCCACGATTCTCGCGTGCCACCTCCACTGACAAGAACCAAG AGTTGCCTGGAGTTTGA
- the LOC123706755 gene encoding eukaryotic translation initiation factor 4E-binding protein Mextli isoform X4: protein MDDTMSTLTKMTRTVKKLEVPRPLKSTTSSAHNRNSVVDVKINSVDDLIMLTEGVAYQMMQGQFDRALHSNISTMYSNLKLYGAQLEGVYKEFLDRYFVLFRNGSQDERLDKKSRLHLLELIELRAKHWQGSDYMSQYYRHRGTHAEPLLVPTMEGAGSGGSVSPTLAAPTEPPALLAPGEVIKPSGKFPKPTKIPGKNYSKDEVVIRNADSGKVMGIKGRRVHMIEELSDTIISFQRVSPGAKERLVQITGPNEENVNHAKHLIGDTIRRNASPVRLEGVEGLPLGASRASLDSNGSDEPVPRLREKSPHSNRALLHSFSTNDAALGEYKYTVMFGTNSIKITGDNLDFVKTAKLVLDEYFESASALEAMGAGSGDFFTLSQRPNAAFILQDDTTLNGNDDDEVFVPAQDNQAGEGDTLPRRPRFSRATSTDKNQGSAGTRQVYTYETLVQYADSPLSKLPPAGLAAFPPDLARKNGYSRGVQYR from the exons ATGGATGA cACCATGTCGACCCTAACGAAAATGACCCGCACAGTCAAAAAACTTGAAGTACCCAGACCCTTGAAATCGACGACTAGTTCTGCACACAATCGCAACTCGGTAGTAGATGTGAAAATAAATTCTG TTGATGACCTGATTATGCTGACAGAGGGGGTGGCTTACCAAATGATGCAGGGTCAGTTTGACCGAGCTCTTCATAGTAACATTTCAACTATGTACTCTAACCTGAAATTATATGGTGCTCAGCTTGAAGGTGTCTACAAAGAGTTCTTAGATAG GTACTTTGTTCTTTTCCGAAATGGATCTCAGGATGAGAGGCTTGATAAGAAGAGTCGTCTTCATTTGTTggaattaattgaattaagaGCAAAACACTGGCAGGGGTCGGATTATATGAGTCAATACTACAGGCACCGTGGTACTCATGCTGAG CCGCTGCTGGTACCAACCATGGAAGGTGCAGGTTCGGGCGGCTCGGTGTCCCCAACGCTGGCTGCGCCCACCGAGCCGCCGGCACTACTTGCCCCGGGGGAAGTGATCAAGCCTTCAGGCAAATTCCCTAAACCGACTAAGATTCCTGGCAAGAATTACTCTAAGGATGAGGTTGTAATTAGAAATGCTGATTCTGGAAAAG TGATGGGTATCAAGGGCAGACGGGTGCACATGATCGAGGAGCTAAGTGATACGATTATATCGTTTCAGAGAG TGAGCCCGGGAGCCAAAGAGCGCTTGGTGCAAATTACTGGCCCCAATGAGGAGAACGTCAA CCACGCCAAGCACCTAATCGGCGATACGATTAGGCGCAATGCGTCCCCTGTAAGGCTGGAAGGTGTGGAAGGCCTGCCTTTAGGAGCATCACGCGCCTCGCTCGATTCAAATGGGTCTGATGAACCCGTGCCTCGCCTTAGAGAG AAATCTCCGCATAGCAACAGAGCATTACTGCACAGTTTCTCAACGAATGATGCCGCTTTAGGAGAGTACAAGTACACGGTGATGTTTGGCACTAATTCTATTAAGATCACCGGCGATAACTTGGATTTCGTTAAG acAGCAAAACTGGTGCTAGACGAGTACTTTGAGAGCGCAAGCGCGTTAGAAGCTATGGGTGCTGGTTCGGGTGATTTCTTCACTTTGTCCCAAAGGCCGAATGCAGCTTTTATCTTGCAAGATGATACAACTCTAAATGGCAATGATGATGACGAGGTTTTTGTGCCGGCTCAAGATAATCAGGctg GCGAGGGTGACACATTGCCGCGACGTCCACGATTCTCGCGTGCCACCTCCACTGACAAGAACCAAG GTTCAGCGGGAACAAGACAGGTATACACGTACGAGACGCTGGTGCAATACGCGGATTCGCCCCTCAGCAAGCTGCCGCCGGCCGGCCTTGCTGCCTTTCCGCCGGACCTCGCGCGCAAG AATGGATACTCGAGAGGGGTTCAGTACAGGTAG
- the LOC123706755 gene encoding eukaryotic translation initiation factor 4E-binding protein Mextli isoform X3, whose translation MDDTMSTLTKMTRTVKKLEVPRPLKSTTSSAHNRNSVVDVKINSVDDLIMLTEGVAYQMMQGQFDRALHSNISTMYSNLKLYGAQLEGVYKEFLDRYFVLFRNGSQDERLDKKSRLHLLELIELRAKHWQGSDYMSQYYRHRGTHAEPLLVPTMEGAGSGGSVSPTLAAPTEPPALLAPGEVIKPSGKFPKPTKIPGKNYSKDEVVIRNADSGKVMGIKGRRVHMIEELSDTIISFQRVSPGAKERLVQITGPNEENVNHAKHLIGDTIRRNASPVRLEGVEGLPLGASRASLDSNGSDEPVPRLREKSPHSNRALLHSFSTNDAALGEYKYTVMFGTNSIKITGDNLDFVKTAKLVLDEYFESASALEAMGAGSGDFFTLSQRPNAAFILQDDTTLNGNDDDEVFVPAQDNQAGSAGTRQVYTYETLVQYADSPLSKLPPAGLAAFPPDLARKSCLEFDSASYLKKVRAAVAITMAAVDAPDSPEPE comes from the exons ATGGATGA cACCATGTCGACCCTAACGAAAATGACCCGCACAGTCAAAAAACTTGAAGTACCCAGACCCTTGAAATCGACGACTAGTTCTGCACACAATCGCAACTCGGTAGTAGATGTGAAAATAAATTCTG TTGATGACCTGATTATGCTGACAGAGGGGGTGGCTTACCAAATGATGCAGGGTCAGTTTGACCGAGCTCTTCATAGTAACATTTCAACTATGTACTCTAACCTGAAATTATATGGTGCTCAGCTTGAAGGTGTCTACAAAGAGTTCTTAGATAG GTACTTTGTTCTTTTCCGAAATGGATCTCAGGATGAGAGGCTTGATAAGAAGAGTCGTCTTCATTTGTTggaattaattgaattaagaGCAAAACACTGGCAGGGGTCGGATTATATGAGTCAATACTACAGGCACCGTGGTACTCATGCTGAG CCGCTGCTGGTACCAACCATGGAAGGTGCAGGTTCGGGCGGCTCGGTGTCCCCAACGCTGGCTGCGCCCACCGAGCCGCCGGCACTACTTGCCCCGGGGGAAGTGATCAAGCCTTCAGGCAAATTCCCTAAACCGACTAAGATTCCTGGCAAGAATTACTCTAAGGATGAGGTTGTAATTAGAAATGCTGATTCTGGAAAAG TGATGGGTATCAAGGGCAGACGGGTGCACATGATCGAGGAGCTAAGTGATACGATTATATCGTTTCAGAGAG TGAGCCCGGGAGCCAAAGAGCGCTTGGTGCAAATTACTGGCCCCAATGAGGAGAACGTCAA CCACGCCAAGCACCTAATCGGCGATACGATTAGGCGCAATGCGTCCCCTGTAAGGCTGGAAGGTGTGGAAGGCCTGCCTTTAGGAGCATCACGCGCCTCGCTCGATTCAAATGGGTCTGATGAACCCGTGCCTCGCCTTAGAGAG AAATCTCCGCATAGCAACAGAGCATTACTGCACAGTTTCTCAACGAATGATGCCGCTTTAGGAGAGTACAAGTACACGGTGATGTTTGGCACTAATTCTATTAAGATCACCGGCGATAACTTGGATTTCGTTAAG acAGCAAAACTGGTGCTAGACGAGTACTTTGAGAGCGCAAGCGCGTTAGAAGCTATGGGTGCTGGTTCGGGTGATTTCTTCACTTTGTCCCAAAGGCCGAATGCAGCTTTTATCTTGCAAGATGATACAACTCTAAATGGCAATGATGATGACGAGGTTTTTGTGCCGGCTCAAGATAATCAGGctg GTTCAGCGGGAACAAGACAGGTATACACGTACGAGACGCTGGTGCAATACGCGGATTCGCCCCTCAGCAAGCTGCCGCCGGCCGGCCTTGCTGCCTTTCCGCCGGACCTCGCGCGCAAG AGTTGCCTGGAGTTTGACAGCGCCAGTTATTTGAAGAAGGTCCGGGCTGCGGTAGCTATCACCATGGCGGCCGTAGATGCGCCTGATTCGCCAGAACCGGAATAA
- the LOC123706755 gene encoding eukaryotic translation initiation factor 4E-binding protein Mextli isoform X2 — MSTLTKMTRTVKKLEVPRPLKSTTSSAHNRNSVVDVKINSVDDLIMLTEGVAYQMMQGQFDRALHSNISTMYSNLKLYGAQLEGVYKEFLDRYFVLFRNGSQDERLDKKSRLHLLELIELRAKHWQGSDYMSQYYRHRGTHAEPLLVPTMEGAGSGGSVSPTLAAPTEPPALLAPGEVIKPSGKFPKPTKIPGKNYSKDEVVIRNADSGKVMGIKGRRVHMIEELSDTIISFQRVSPGAKERLVQITGPNEENVNHAKHLIGDTIRRNASPVRLEGVEGLPLGASRASLDSNGSDEPVPRLREKSPHSNRALLHSFSTNDAALGEYKYTVMFGTNSIKITGDNLDFVKTAKLVLDEYFESASALEAMGAGSGDFFTLSQRPNAAFILQDDTTLNGNDDDEVFVPAQDNQAGEGDTLPRRPRFSRATSTDKNQGSAGTRQVYTYETLVQYADSPLSKLPPAGLAAFPPDLARKSCLEFDSASYLKKVRAAVAITMAAVDAPDSPEPE; from the exons ATGTCGACCCTAACGAAAATGACCCGCACAGTCAAAAAACTTGAAGTACCCAGACCCTTGAAATCGACGACTAGTTCTGCACACAATCGCAACTCGGTAGTAGATGTGAAAATAAATTCTG TTGATGACCTGATTATGCTGACAGAGGGGGTGGCTTACCAAATGATGCAGGGTCAGTTTGACCGAGCTCTTCATAGTAACATTTCAACTATGTACTCTAACCTGAAATTATATGGTGCTCAGCTTGAAGGTGTCTACAAAGAGTTCTTAGATAG GTACTTTGTTCTTTTCCGAAATGGATCTCAGGATGAGAGGCTTGATAAGAAGAGTCGTCTTCATTTGTTggaattaattgaattaagaGCAAAACACTGGCAGGGGTCGGATTATATGAGTCAATACTACAGGCACCGTGGTACTCATGCTGAG CCGCTGCTGGTACCAACCATGGAAGGTGCAGGTTCGGGCGGCTCGGTGTCCCCAACGCTGGCTGCGCCCACCGAGCCGCCGGCACTACTTGCCCCGGGGGAAGTGATCAAGCCTTCAGGCAAATTCCCTAAACCGACTAAGATTCCTGGCAAGAATTACTCTAAGGATGAGGTTGTAATTAGAAATGCTGATTCTGGAAAAG TGATGGGTATCAAGGGCAGACGGGTGCACATGATCGAGGAGCTAAGTGATACGATTATATCGTTTCAGAGAG TGAGCCCGGGAGCCAAAGAGCGCTTGGTGCAAATTACTGGCCCCAATGAGGAGAACGTCAA CCACGCCAAGCACCTAATCGGCGATACGATTAGGCGCAATGCGTCCCCTGTAAGGCTGGAAGGTGTGGAAGGCCTGCCTTTAGGAGCATCACGCGCCTCGCTCGATTCAAATGGGTCTGATGAACCCGTGCCTCGCCTTAGAGAG AAATCTCCGCATAGCAACAGAGCATTACTGCACAGTTTCTCAACGAATGATGCCGCTTTAGGAGAGTACAAGTACACGGTGATGTTTGGCACTAATTCTATTAAGATCACCGGCGATAACTTGGATTTCGTTAAG acAGCAAAACTGGTGCTAGACGAGTACTTTGAGAGCGCAAGCGCGTTAGAAGCTATGGGTGCTGGTTCGGGTGATTTCTTCACTTTGTCCCAAAGGCCGAATGCAGCTTTTATCTTGCAAGATGATACAACTCTAAATGGCAATGATGATGACGAGGTTTTTGTGCCGGCTCAAGATAATCAGGctg GCGAGGGTGACACATTGCCGCGACGTCCACGATTCTCGCGTGCCACCTCCACTGACAAGAACCAAG GTTCAGCGGGAACAAGACAGGTATACACGTACGAGACGCTGGTGCAATACGCGGATTCGCCCCTCAGCAAGCTGCCGCCGGCCGGCCTTGCTGCCTTTCCGCCGGACCTCGCGCGCAAG AGTTGCCTGGAGTTTGACAGCGCCAGTTATTTGAAGAAGGTCCGGGCTGCGGTAGCTATCACCATGGCGGCCGTAGATGCGCCTGATTCGCCAGAACCGGAATAA
- the LOC123706755 gene encoding eukaryotic translation initiation factor 4E-binding protein Mextli isoform X1 — protein MDDTMSTLTKMTRTVKKLEVPRPLKSTTSSAHNRNSVVDVKINSVDDLIMLTEGVAYQMMQGQFDRALHSNISTMYSNLKLYGAQLEGVYKEFLDRYFVLFRNGSQDERLDKKSRLHLLELIELRAKHWQGSDYMSQYYRHRGTHAEPLLVPTMEGAGSGGSVSPTLAAPTEPPALLAPGEVIKPSGKFPKPTKIPGKNYSKDEVVIRNADSGKVMGIKGRRVHMIEELSDTIISFQRVSPGAKERLVQITGPNEENVNHAKHLIGDTIRRNASPVRLEGVEGLPLGASRASLDSNGSDEPVPRLREKSPHSNRALLHSFSTNDAALGEYKYTVMFGTNSIKITGDNLDFVKTAKLVLDEYFESASALEAMGAGSGDFFTLSQRPNAAFILQDDTTLNGNDDDEVFVPAQDNQAGEGDTLPRRPRFSRATSTDKNQGSAGTRQVYTYETLVQYADSPLSKLPPAGLAAFPPDLARKSCLEFDSASYLKKVRAAVAITMAAVDAPDSPEPE, from the exons ATGGATGA cACCATGTCGACCCTAACGAAAATGACCCGCACAGTCAAAAAACTTGAAGTACCCAGACCCTTGAAATCGACGACTAGTTCTGCACACAATCGCAACTCGGTAGTAGATGTGAAAATAAATTCTG TTGATGACCTGATTATGCTGACAGAGGGGGTGGCTTACCAAATGATGCAGGGTCAGTTTGACCGAGCTCTTCATAGTAACATTTCAACTATGTACTCTAACCTGAAATTATATGGTGCTCAGCTTGAAGGTGTCTACAAAGAGTTCTTAGATAG GTACTTTGTTCTTTTCCGAAATGGATCTCAGGATGAGAGGCTTGATAAGAAGAGTCGTCTTCATTTGTTggaattaattgaattaagaGCAAAACACTGGCAGGGGTCGGATTATATGAGTCAATACTACAGGCACCGTGGTACTCATGCTGAG CCGCTGCTGGTACCAACCATGGAAGGTGCAGGTTCGGGCGGCTCGGTGTCCCCAACGCTGGCTGCGCCCACCGAGCCGCCGGCACTACTTGCCCCGGGGGAAGTGATCAAGCCTTCAGGCAAATTCCCTAAACCGACTAAGATTCCTGGCAAGAATTACTCTAAGGATGAGGTTGTAATTAGAAATGCTGATTCTGGAAAAG TGATGGGTATCAAGGGCAGACGGGTGCACATGATCGAGGAGCTAAGTGATACGATTATATCGTTTCAGAGAG TGAGCCCGGGAGCCAAAGAGCGCTTGGTGCAAATTACTGGCCCCAATGAGGAGAACGTCAA CCACGCCAAGCACCTAATCGGCGATACGATTAGGCGCAATGCGTCCCCTGTAAGGCTGGAAGGTGTGGAAGGCCTGCCTTTAGGAGCATCACGCGCCTCGCTCGATTCAAATGGGTCTGATGAACCCGTGCCTCGCCTTAGAGAG AAATCTCCGCATAGCAACAGAGCATTACTGCACAGTTTCTCAACGAATGATGCCGCTTTAGGAGAGTACAAGTACACGGTGATGTTTGGCACTAATTCTATTAAGATCACCGGCGATAACTTGGATTTCGTTAAG acAGCAAAACTGGTGCTAGACGAGTACTTTGAGAGCGCAAGCGCGTTAGAAGCTATGGGTGCTGGTTCGGGTGATTTCTTCACTTTGTCCCAAAGGCCGAATGCAGCTTTTATCTTGCAAGATGATACAACTCTAAATGGCAATGATGATGACGAGGTTTTTGTGCCGGCTCAAGATAATCAGGctg GCGAGGGTGACACATTGCCGCGACGTCCACGATTCTCGCGTGCCACCTCCACTGACAAGAACCAAG GTTCAGCGGGAACAAGACAGGTATACACGTACGAGACGCTGGTGCAATACGCGGATTCGCCCCTCAGCAAGCTGCCGCCGGCCGGCCTTGCTGCCTTTCCGCCGGACCTCGCGCGCAAG AGTTGCCTGGAGTTTGACAGCGCCAGTTATTTGAAGAAGGTCCGGGCTGCGGTAGCTATCACCATGGCGGCCGTAGATGCGCCTGATTCGCCAGAACCGGAATAA